The genomic segment GCATGCAGCGCGGTCGCAAGCGGTAAAGTCTACGGCGAGCGTCTGGTACTGATCCCCTCTCCGCCAATTGTCGTGATATCCCACCCGAGCCGCCTGCAGGTTGGAGAGCATGTAGCTTACAGGAACCTGGTTCGGGCAGGCCTTTTCGCAGGGTTTTCCGTTGCATTCGCCGCAGGCGCCGTCCATCTTGCGATCCACCTTGGCTTCGATCTCTTTGCGCTCCGCCGGAGTGAGCGGCTTGAATGTAGCGGCAATCGCAAGATTATGTTTCAACTGCTCCATAGTGCTCGAGTTCGGTATGGCGGCGCTGACCCCCGGATGCGAGAGAACATAACGGAGGCATTCCTCGGGAGTCAGTACTACCGGCACCTGCATGGGATCCTTGGGATTGTAGCTCAGGAGGGTGGAGCCGCCGTAGGGTTTCATGTTCATCACCCCGATATTCAGCTTTGCCGCAAGGTTGAGGGCGCGCTCGAACTCACGGGTCCCGGCGTTGTAGGGAATGACCACGCAGTCGAATTCGCCGGAGCGCATGGCGTGCATGGTCACCTGGCAGCTGTGGCCTGTGATGCCGATAAAGCGGGTTTTTCCCTCTTTCTGGGCCTGTTTCAGCGCCTCGAATGCCCCGCCCGCCGCCATGGCTTCATCGTAGAAAATGAATGAGTAGT from the Candidatus Latescibacter sp. genome contains:
- a CDS encoding aldo/keto reductase produces the protein MAEVSRREFLSSAASLAAGGLAGMSLTEAMAQPAAKLAESLPKRVLGRTGWKTSVIGYGTIFRDPAPGRWLTDREADLLFNTAIDCGINTIEIGAIYDDAERWVGKVLPKRRRDELFISTKSTKVKKAEVLRELEESLKLLNTDHVDCLDMHNYYSFIFYDEAMAAGGAFEALKQAQKEGKTRFIGITGHSCQVTMHAMRSGEFDCVVIPYNAGTREFERALNLAAKLNIGVMNMKPYGGSTLLSYNPKDPMQVPVVLTPEECLRYVLSHPGVSAAIPNSSTMEQLKHNLAIAATFKPLTPAERKEIEAKVDRKMDGACGECNGKPCEKACPNQVPVSYMLSNLQAARVGYHDNWRRGDQYQTLAVDFTACDRAACGLCEKACPKKFSIIKNMETYHNTVREYRGRQAVSAYWKKIRYDEKPVNNASKVVKKEG